One window from the genome of Onychomys torridus chromosome 20, mOncTor1.1, whole genome shotgun sequence encodes:
- the Ckap4 gene encoding cytoskeleton-associated protein 4, protein MPSAKQRGSKGGHGAASPSDKGAHPSGGADDVAKKPPPAPQQQPQPPAPHPPQQQPQNQAHRGGHRGRSSAAAAASSSASCSRRLGRLLNFLFYLALVAAAAFSGWCVHHVLEEVQQVRRGHQDFSRQRDELGQSLQGVEQKVQSLQATFGTFESILRSSQHKQDLTEKAVKQGESEINRISEVLQKLQNEILKDLSDGIHVVKDARERDFTSLENTVEERLTELTKSINDNIAIFTDVQKRSQKEINDVKMKVASLEESKGSQDLKILEKALKELQASVKSREKDIEALQSSLQTMESDVYTEVRELVSLKQEQQAFKQAADSERLALEALTEKLLRSEESSSRLPEDIRRLEEELQQLKAEAHGAEEAFVFKDSKALDELQRQIEGLGARLQYVEDGVYSMQVASARHTESLESLLSKSQEYEQRLAMLQEHLESLGSSSDLASTVRSLGEIQLTLAGEVKELQQSVGELPSTVGSLQEQVHSMLSQDQARATGLPPQDFLDRLSSLDNLKSSVSQVESDLKMLRTAVDSLVAYSVKIETNENNLESAKGLLDDLRNDLDRLSVKVEKIHENI, encoded by the exons atgccCTCGGCCAAACAAAGGGGCTCCAAGGGCGGCCACGGCGCCGCGAGCCCCTCGGACAAGGGCGCCCACCCGTCGGGCGGCGCGGATGACGTGGCCAAGAAGCCGCCGCCGGCGCCGCAGCAGCAGCCGCAGCCGCCCGCGCCTCACCCGCCGCAGCAGCAGCCGCAGAATCAGGCGCACCGGGGCGGCCACCGCGGCAGGTcctcggccgccgccgccgcctcctcctcggCGTCCTGCTCGCGCAGGCTCGGCCGGCTGctcaactttctcttctacctcGCCCTGGTGGCGGCGGCCGCCTTCTCGGGCTGGTGTGTCCACCACGTCCTGGAGGAGGTCCAGCAGGTCCGGCGTGGCCACCAGGACTTCTCCCGTCAGAGGGACGAGCTGGGCCAGAGCCTGCAGGGCGTCGAGCAGAAG GTACAGTCTCTGCAAGCCACATTTGGGACATTTGAGTCCATCTTGAGAAGTTCTCAGCATAAACAAGACCTCACAGAGAAAGCTGTGAAGCAGGGGGAGAGCGAGATAAACCGTATCAGCGAAGTCCTGCAGAAGCTGCAGAATGAGATTCTCAAAGATCTGTCGGACGGGATCCATGTGGTCAAGGATGCCCGAGAGCGGGATTTCACATCCTTGGAGAACACGGTTGAGGAGCGCCTGACAGAGCTCACCAAGTCCATCAATGACAACATTGCCATCTTCACCGATGTCCAGAAGAGGAGCCAGAAGGAGATAAATGACGTCAAGATGAAGGTCGCCTCCCTGGAAGAATCCAAGGGCAGTCAGGACCTGAAAATCCTGGAGAAGGCCCTGAAGGAACTCCAGGCCTCTGTGAAGTCCAGGGAGAAGGACATTGAGGCCCTGCAGAGTTCCCTCCAGACCATGGAATCGGATGTCTACACAGAGGTCCGGGAGCTCGTGAGCCTCAAGCAGGAACAGCAGGCATTCAAGCAGGCAGCTGACTCAGAGCGCCTGGCCTTGGAGGCCCTCACGGAGAAGCTTTTGCGGTCTGAGGAGTCCTCCTCTCGCCTcccagaggacatcaggagacTGGAAGAAGAGCTGCAGCAGCTGAAGGCCGAGGCCCATGGGGCAGAGGAGGCCTTCGTCTTCAAAGACTCCAAAGCCTTAGATGAACTCCAGCGGCAGATTGAGGGCCTGGGTGCCAGGCTCCAGTATGTAGAGGATGGAGTCTATTCCATGCAGGTGGCCTCTGCTCGCCACACGGAGAGCCTGGAGTCGCTCCTGTCTAAGAGCCAGGAGTATGAGCAGCGCCTGGCTATGCTGCAGGAGCACCTGGAAAGCCTGGGGTCCTCCTCTGATCTGGCCAGCACGGTGAGGAGCCTGGGGGAGATCCAGCTGACACTGGCTGGCGAAGTGAAGGAGCTGCAGCAGAGTGTGGGTGAActccccagcactgtggggtCGCTGCAGGAGCAGGTGCACTCGATGCTCAGCCAGGACCAAGCCCGGGCCACAGGCCTGCCTCCCCAGGACTTCCTGGATAGACTCTCCTCTCTAGACAACCTGAAATCCTCAGTGAGCCAAGTGGAGTCAGACTTGAAAATGCTCAGGACTGCCGTGGACAGCTTGGTCGCCTACTCTGTCAAGATCGAAACTAATGAAAACAACCTGGAGTCCGCCAAGGGCTTGCTGGATGACCTGAGGAATGATCTGGACAGGTTGTCTGTGAAAGTTGAAAAGATCCATGAAAACATCTAA